A single window of Athene noctua chromosome 1, bAthNoc1.hap1.1, whole genome shotgun sequence DNA harbors:
- the GSX1 gene encoding GS homeobox 1, whose amino-acid sequence MPRSFLVDSLVLREAGEKKGEGSPPPPLFPYAVHPSHPLPALPAGACHARKAGLLCVCPLCVTASQLHPPPPAIPLIKASFPPFGSQYCHSPLARQQHSVSAVSVGHAPALYQGAYPLPDPRQFHCISVDSTSSQLPSSKRMRTAFTSTQLLELEREFASNMYLSRLRRIEIATYLNLSEKQVKIWFQNRRVKHKKEGKSSSHRGGGGGHSCKCSSLSTTKCSEDDEDLRMSPSSSGKDDRGLAVTP is encoded by the exons aTGCCGCGCTCCTTCCTGGTGGACTCGCTGGTGCTGCGGGAGGCGGGCGAGAAGAAGGGGGAGggcagcccgccgccgccgctcttcCCCTACGCCGTGCACCCGTCGCAcccgctgcccgcgctgccggcCGGCGCCTGCCACGCTCGCAAGGCCGGGCTGCTCTGCGTCTGCCCGCTCTGTGTCACCGCCTCCCAGCTgcacccgccgccgcccgccatCCCCCTCATCAAGGCCTCCTTCCCCCCCTTCGGCTCCCAGTACTGCCACTCGCCCCTGGCCCGCCAGCAGCACTCCGTCTCCGCCGTCAGCGTCGGGCACGCACCGGCGCTCTACCAGGGCGCCTACCCGCTGCCCGACCCCCGGCAGTTCCACTGCATCTCCGTGG ACAGCACGTCCAGCCAGCTGCCCAGCAGCAAACGGATGCGCACCGCCTTCACCAGCACGCAGCTCCTGGAGCTGGAGAGGGAGTTCGCCTCCAACATGTACCTCTCCCGGCTGCGGCGAATCGAGATCGCCACCTACCTGAACCTCTCCGAGAAGCAGGTGAAGATCTGGTTCCAGAACCGACGGGTCAAGCACAAGAAAGAAGGCAAAAGCAGCTcccaccggggcggggggggcggccacAGCTGCAAATGCTCGTCCCTTTCCACCACCAAGTGCTCGGAAGACGACGAGGACTTGCGCATGTCTCCGTCCTCCTCTGGGAAGGACGACAGAGGCCTCGCAGTCACCCCCTAG